The Candidatus Sericytochromatia bacterium DNA window CGAGTACCTCGTTGACCGGCCCCCGCTTGCTCGCGTCACGGTTGACCAGGCGAGGGGCCGCCACGATCTCCACCAAGTAATCCCGATACAACTCCTGAATGTAAGGGGTGTCGGAGTTGCTCAACATCACCTTGCAGCCTCGCAAGGAGAGCGTGCGGAATACCTCGGCCAGCTGGCGCTGATCCCGCGCATCGAAGGCCCCCGCCGTGTAGCCGGTGAAATTCGCCGTGCTGGAAACCGGGTGATAGGGGGGATCGAAATAGATGAAGTCCCCGCGGCGGGCCCTCAACAGAACTTGCTCGTAACCCTGGTGTGCCAGCCCCGTGCCGCGCAAGGCCGCCGAGGCAGCCCGCAAGCCCACCTCGTTGCAGATCTGTGGATTCTTGTAGCGACCGAAGGGAACGTTGAAGGCGCCTCGCGAATTGACACGATACAGGCCGTTGAAGCAGGTCCGGTTGAGAAAGATCAGGCGCGAGGCGCGCTCGATGCCATCTAGCTGGCGCACATCGAGGGCGCGAATGGCGTAATAGTAATCCTCGTCCGCACGATGGCCCCGCAAATGGCGAATCAACCGCTCCACATCATCGCGAATGACCTGATAGGTGTGAACCAATTCCGCGTTTTCATCGGAAAGATGAGCCCGCACCGGTTGCAGCGCAAAAAACACCGCGCCGCCGCCAACGAATGGCTCGTGATAAGAATTAAAACGAGCTGGAAGACGCCCCGTAATCTGAGGCAATAATGATCGCTTCCCTCCAACCCATTTTACAAATGGTGCGGCATCAGGAATTCGAACTTGAATTGCTGAATTTTTGATTGCGGCTTGTGGCATAACGCCACTTTAATTACATAAGCCACCGGACTGCTGTACCTATTGTCACAAGGGCTTTCACATTTTTGACGAATGAATCACTGTGACCATTGCACAGATAAATACAGTCAGTGATAGATTCACCAATGACTGATTTCGCCCCCCAGAAGCATCGATAACAAACATTATCTGGCAAGCAGAACACGAAGCGACCTTCCCGCCCATGCAGACCAGGTAATCATTGTTATATGGCCAAATCACCCGAGCGCGACGGCTTGGGCGTACAATGATGGCCCCGAAGGGAGGTTCCCCATGTTTCTTCACGTGCGGCTCAAGGTTCGCGATATGGCGCGTGCGATCCAGTTTTACACGTCCCACCTGGGTTTCAGCCTGCGCGACAATGCCACGTCGCCCCGCGGTTCGCAACTCGCTTTCCTGACCCACCCGGACAGCCCGACCGAACTGGAACTGGCCTACCTGCCCTGGGATCCCGACTTTCAGCTGCCGGAGGACATCTTTCATCTGGCGTTTTCGGTCCCACGGATGGACGAGGCGCTGGCCGCCTTGCGTGCGGCCGGTGTGAAGGTCACGGAGGAAGCCAGTCCCCGCCGGCACGGCGGTTTCATGGCGTTCATCGAGGATCCGGACGGCTACGAGATCGAGCTGCTTTCGGAGGCCTGAACGTGATGTCCGTCCCCGTCTTGGCCGAGCGCCTGCGCCCCCTGAATGCCGCCCCCCCTTGTCCGGAGCGTGCTTACGTCCTCTACTGGATGGTCGCCTACCGCCGCCTCGGCTGGAACCTGGCGCTGCAGCGAGCGGTGGAACTGGCCAACCAGTTTCAAGTGCCACTGGTGATCCTGGAAACCATGCGGGTGGGGCACCACCTGATGAACGATCGGATGCACCGCTTCGTGCTGGATGGCATGGCGGACCAGGCCGCCGCCCTCGCGGGGCGCCCAGGGGTGGTATACCGGGCCCACGTGGAGTTGCGACCTGGGGAGCAGGACGGCTTGCTCGAGTGCCTGGCCCAGGACGCCTGCGCGGTGGTGACGGATGATTGGCCGGGGTTCTTCGTGCCCGCCTTGCAGGCGGCCGCCGCCCAGCGCCTGCCGGTGCGGGTGGAAGCCGTGGATGGGAATGGCTTGATGCCGCTGTCCGCCTCACCGTCGCCCTTCCCCACCGCCCACGGCTTCCGTCGCCACCTGCACAAGACCCTACCGGGCCTGTTGCCGCGCGATCGTTTTCCGAGCGCCGCCCCGCTGGAGGCGTTGCGGGCCACCGTGCGTCCTGACCTGCAGGCTCGGCTGGAGGCCTGGCCCGAACCCTCCCCGGCCCTGCTGGAAGGCACGCCCGGCTGGGCCGAAGCCATCGCGATCGACCATACCGTCGGGCCCGTGCCGGGGGTTCGAGGGGGAGAACAGGCCGGGCGCCTGCTGTTGCGTCGGTTCGTGAGTGAACGACTGGCTCGCTATCAGGAGGATCGGAACGAACCAGGGCTGGCAGGAAGTAGCGGGCTATCACCCTATCTCCACTTCGGCCATATCGGCGCCCACGAGGCGATCGCCGAAGTCTGGCAGTCGGAGGCCTGGACGCCTGAGCGCCTGGCTCCCAAGCCCACGGGGGCCAAGGCTGGCTGGTGGGGGCTGTCTGAGCCGGCAGAGGCTTTTCTGGATGAACTCATCACCTGGCGAGAAGTCGGCCTGAACGTGGCTCACACCCTACCGAGCCACGATCGCTATGAGAGCTTGCCGGCCTGGGCCCGCGCCACCCTCGCGAAACACGCGGGGGACCCCCGCCCCCACTGTTACAACCGCGCCAGGCTCGAAGCGGCCGCGACCCACGATCCCATCTGGAACGCCGCGCAGCGACAACTGTTGCGTGAAGGACGGATCCATAACTACATGCGCATGCTATGGGGCAAGAAGGTGCTGGAATGGTCGGCCAGCCCGCAGGAAGCCCTGGAGACCTTGCTGGAATTGAACGACCGCTGGGCCCTCGACGGTCGGGACCCCAACAGCGTCAGTGGCGTTTTCTGGTGCCTGGGGCGCTTCGACCGCGCCTGGGGACCGGAGCGCCCCATTTTCGGTACGATCCGCTACATGAGCTCTGACAACACCGCCCGCAAGTTGGACCTGAAGCCCTATCTGGCCCGCTACGGACGTTGAAACCGGCCCGGCCACTCGGTGGCCTGCCGCACCTTTCCTCGTTACGCCCCGTTTTGCCAGGAACGCTGTGTTCCCCCAAGACCAGGTTGATACCATGAGCCGCTCACCTGCTCCTTCCCTGCCTGAGGCCACCACCCGCCTGCTCTCCGTGCGCAGCTTTCAGTGGTACGCGACCTTGGTCGCAAGCGCCCTGCTCCTCTGGCTCTACGCCATCATGGTCGGTAAGACCGGAGGCCGGCTGATTTACACCCTGGATGACCCTTACATCCATCTGGCCCTGGCTGAGAACATTTTGAGAGGCAGCTACGGCGTGAACCTCGGGGAACTGTGTGCCCCCTCCTCCTCCATTCTCTTTCCGTTTTTGCTGACCTTGCCCCTGGCGATGGGCTGGGGAGACCAGGCCCCCCTGCTCTACATCGTGCCTGCCACGCTCGGCACCGTCTGGCTCATGGCCGGCCTGGTCTGGCAAAACGCAGGCCCGGGCTTCGGACGCCTGGCCCCTCTGGCGTTTCTGGTCATTCCACCGGCCCTGATTCTGGCCCTCAACAGCCTGGCCCTGATGTTCACTGGCATGGAACACCCTCTCCACGTGCTCGGCATGACCATGTTCCTGACAGGTCTGTATCAAGCCTTTCAGCCTGGCGGTCGGCCAACGTTGGCTGCCTGCGGCATCGCGCTGTGTGCGCTGATTCGTTTCGAGGGCCTGGCGATCGCCCCTTTCGGCCTGGTCGCCCTGTACCTCGCGGGGCACAGAAAGACGGCTTGGATACTGGGAGGGGGCCTGGCAGGGGTGCTCGGAGCCTACGCCAGTGCCATGTGGGCCTGGAATCTGCCCCTCCTCCCCAGTTCCGTGCTGACCAAATCCCTCGCGGCCACGTCGCTCAGCGAGGGGCACGCCCTGGTGGGCCTGAAAACCGCCATCTGGGGCGTCTACTCCTCACTCGAGACCCGAACCGGGGCCTTGCTTGCGCTGGCCGCCTTGCTGTTCACGGCAGGACTCTTCCAGCGCGAAGGCCACGCCCGGCCGGCTCAGGTGATCCAGGGCCTGGCGCTCCTGACGATCGGGGCGCACCTGTGTGCCGGCCACTTTGGCTTCTTCGCCCGCTATGAGGCTTACGTGGTGGCAACCGCGCTGTGTGCCGTGTTTCTGATTCCGCGAGATTTCGGCCTCGGCCGGGGCGCCCTGGTGTCACTGACCAGCGTGCTCGGGATCTTGCTTGTGACCGGGCTGCCGTACTTCGCCCTGATCCTGCACACCCCGCCCGGCTCGCTGAATATCTATCAGCAGCAGTACCAGATGCATCGGTTTGCGACCGAGTACTTTCCGGAACCAGTCGCCATCAACGACCTGGGCTGGGTGGCATTTCAAAATGATCAGTACGTGCTCGACTTCATTGGGCTAGGCTCCGAACGGGCCCGACTGCTGACCCGTGCCGAGGGCCGCACGGTGGAGACCCTGCAACGTCTTGTGCGCGAACACCACATCGCCTACGCCATGATCTACGACAGCTGGTTCCCGAATCGGCCCCCCTCCTGGCGCCACGTCGCGACCCTGCAGACGATCCGGGTGCTGGCCGCCTCAGACAAGGTGGCTTTTTACCTGATCGCCCATGACCAGGAGGCGCGCATGCGGGCAGCCCTGCAGGCGTTTGCCAAGACCCTGCCGCCGGGGGCCAGCTTGACACTGACGGCTCCGACCCCGTAAGGCCACGGAAGCAAGGTGCGGCGGGCGTCACGGAGTCAGAGAGGAATCAAGCCGCCATCGGTGCCCAGGGCGCTCCGGACCGCCCGACTTGAATTGTGCCCGCTGAGGAACTAAACTTAAGTTAGGCTGAATCTTTCGTTAAGGTAGGGAGGAGCATCCGATGCGTACCCGTTGGCTTCCCCTGGCCATGTGCTTGCTTCCCCTGACGGCCTGTGGCCTCGAGCCCGGCTCCTCGCGCGCAACCTTGCGAACCACCCAAGCGTCCCGTCCCGCCGGCGCCCCAGCGATCCAAGCGGCCACTCAGCCGGCCGCGGCCGGGCCGGGGCTGGACGCCGGGGCCCGTGTCCTCCCAGGCGTCAGGAGGGAGACGCCCTTTGTGGAGCCCGAAACGCCCGCCGAGCCGGACGAGAACAGCGCGGAAACCAGCGCAGGGGTAGACCCCGAAGCGGCCGGAGGAATTCAAGCGGAAGCCCCCGCGGCCCCCCGCGCCTACGCCGAGGTCGAGCGGACGGATGCCGCAGGGCGCGCCCTGACGGACCCGTTCACCGATTTGCAAGCTCCGGTCTACCTGACGCCGCGCCACTACCCCCTCATCCTGCCCGGTAGCCCGGCCCCCCTTCCCGCCTTCTCGCCCCGCCCGGTGGACGTGTCGAAACTGCCCACGGACGCCATCGTGGAACTGGCCCGCTTGGGCCGCCTGCGACAACGTAGGCGCGGTGCCTTGGCCTGGCTGGTGGGTTACAGTTTTCCGAAGCTGACGGCGGAGGCGACGCGAGCCCGATTGGCTGCCGGCGGCTCCATCTGGCTGGCACCGAGCGGCAGTCACTGGCATCGTGACCGTGCTTACTCGGAGGTGAAGTCCGCGGCGGTGCTGGACGCCATGCTGGAGGACTTGCGTCGCGCGGCGCTGGATGCCGCCGCCCGCGTCGCCCGCGAAGCCAACATCGAGGGACGCATGCTGCTGCTGCCGGCCTTCAACAACACCTTCGACGTCTACAAGTTGTGGCTGCTGGAGCGGGTCATCGACGGCTATTCCTTTGGTGGCGAACCGGTGCGGCGCGGGGTTGTCACGGCTGCCAGCCTGCATGAGCAACGCGAGGTGAGACGTCGCGTCGCCACCTACTGGGAGGACCACCCGGGTTGCACCGCCGGGGAGTTGCGCACGGTCACGACCAGTGCCCTCGTGTCACGCTTCGCTGACCTCGAGCGCAGTGCCGCCACGTATGCGGCCAATCCGGCGGCCTATCTCGACGTCCAATGCATTCCCGGCTTGCGCGACCCGCGGCCCGTGCTCAACGGCGATCGCCGCTGGTACGACACCGACGTGCGATACAACGAG harbors:
- a CDS encoding DNA adenine methylase; protein product: MPQAAIKNSAIQVRIPDAAPFVKWVGGKRSLLPQITGRLPARFNSYHEPFVGGGAVFFALQPVRAHLSDENAELVHTYQVIRDDVERLIRHLRGHRADEDYYYAIRALDVRQLDGIERASRLIFLNRTCFNGLYRVNSRGAFNVPFGRYKNPQICNEVGLRAASAALRGTGLAHQGYEQVLLRARRGDFIYFDPPYHPVSSTANFTGYTAGAFDARDQRQLAEVFRTLSLRGCKVMLSNSDTPYIQELYRDYLVEIVAAPRLVNRDASKRGPVNEVLVRNYRA
- a CDS encoding VOC family protein, with translation MFLHVRLKVRDMARAIQFYTSHLGFSLRDNATSPRGSQLAFLTHPDSPTELELAYLPWDPDFQLPEDIFHLAFSVPRMDEALAALRAAGVKVTEEASPRRHGGFMAFIEDPDGYEIELLSEA
- a CDS encoding deoxyribodipyrimidine photolyase, with the protein product MSVPVLAERLRPLNAAPPCPERAYVLYWMVAYRRLGWNLALQRAVELANQFQVPLVILETMRVGHHLMNDRMHRFVLDGMADQAAALAGRPGVVYRAHVELRPGEQDGLLECLAQDACAVVTDDWPGFFVPALQAAAAQRLPVRVEAVDGNGLMPLSASPSPFPTAHGFRRHLHKTLPGLLPRDRFPSAAPLEALRATVRPDLQARLEAWPEPSPALLEGTPGWAEAIAIDHTVGPVPGVRGGEQAGRLLLRRFVSERLARYQEDRNEPGLAGSSGLSPYLHFGHIGAHEAIAEVWQSEAWTPERLAPKPTGAKAGWWGLSEPAEAFLDELITWREVGLNVAHTLPSHDRYESLPAWARATLAKHAGDPRPHCYNRARLEAAATHDPIWNAAQRQLLREGRIHNYMRMLWGKKVLEWSASPQEALETLLELNDRWALDGRDPNSVSGVFWCLGRFDRAWGPERPIFGTIRYMSSDNTARKLDLKPYLARYGR